In one window of Meiothermus sp. DNA:
- a CDS encoding 50S ribosomal protein L23, producing MKTPHDIIIQPVLSEKAYGRFAEGIYTFWVHPKANKTEIANAVEAAFKVKVVRVNTQNTLGKDKRLGRFSGKRPDRKKAIVTVAAGQKIEALEGLI from the coding sequence ATGAAAACGCCCCACGACATAATCATTCAACCCGTCTTGTCCGAAAAAGCCTATGGCCGCTTTGCTGAGGGGATTTATACCTTCTGGGTACACCCCAAAGCCAACAAGACCGAGATTGCCAATGCTGTAGAGGCCGCTTTTAAGGTTAAGGTAGTGCGGGTCAATACCCAGAACACCCTGGGCAAGGATAAGCGCTTGGGCCGTTTTAGCGGCAAGCGCCCTGACCGCAAGAAGGCCATCGTGACGGTGGCCGCTGGACAGAAGATCGAAGCCCTGGAAGGACTGATCTGA
- the rplB gene encoding 50S ribosomal protein L2, translating to MAVKKFRPYTPSRRFMTVADFSDLTKKRPEKSLTAPMKKTGGRNNQGRTTSRFISGGHKQLYRIIDFRRRDKVGIPARVAAIEYDPNRTARIALLFYRDGEKRYILAPDSLRVDSTVVSGPEAAIAVGNALPLRFIPVGTVIHAVELEPGKGAKMARSAGTSVQVQGREGDYVILRLPSGELRKVHGECFATIGVVSNSDHKNIVIGKAGRNRHKGRKGHVRGTVMNPVDHPHGGGEGRAPRGRPPVSPWGQQAKGLKTRKKKKPSSALIVSRRK from the coding sequence ATGGCAGTAAAGAAGTTCAGACCCTACACACCATCGCGCCGCTTCATGACGGTAGCGGACTTCTCCGATCTGACCAAAAAGCGTCCGGAGAAGAGCCTCACCGCCCCAATGAAAAAAACCGGGGGGCGCAACAACCAGGGCCGCACCACCAGCCGGTTTATTTCCGGGGGGCACAAGCAGCTCTACCGTATCATCGACTTCCGCCGCCGCGATAAGGTGGGTATCCCTGCACGGGTAGCGGCCATCGAGTACGACCCCAACCGCACTGCCCGCATCGCCCTCCTGTTCTACCGCGATGGCGAGAAGCGCTACATCCTGGCACCCGACTCCCTGCGCGTGGACAGCACCGTCGTCAGCGGGCCTGAAGCCGCCATTGCGGTAGGGAACGCCTTGCCGCTGCGCTTTATCCCGGTAGGTACGGTGATCCATGCGGTGGAGCTCGAGCCTGGCAAAGGGGCCAAGATGGCCCGTAGCGCGGGTACCAGCGTGCAGGTACAGGGCCGCGAAGGCGATTACGTGATCCTGCGGCTGCCCTCGGGCGAGCTGCGCAAGGTACACGGGGAGTGCTTTGCTACTATTGGGGTGGTTTCCAACAGCGATCACAAAAACATCGTGATAGGTAAGGCAGGTCGCAACCGCCACAAGGGCCGCAAAGGCCACGTGCGCGGTACGGTCATGAACCCGGTGGACCACCCGCACGGTGGTGGGGAAGGCCGGGCACCGCGGGGTCGCCCGCCAGTTTCGCCCTGGGGCCAGCAAGCTAAAGGTCTCAAGACCCGCAAGAAGAAGAAGCCCTCGAGCGCGCTTATCGTGTCTCGTCGTAAATAG
- the rpsS gene encoding 30S ribosomal protein S19 has product MPRSLKKGIFVEGHLLEKVEAMNAKGEKRVIKTWSRRSTIVPEMIGHTLAVYNGKQHVPVYVTEQMVGHKLGEFSPTRTYRGHSREAKTATKK; this is encoded by the coding sequence ATGCCACGCAGTTTGAAAAAAGGAATTTTCGTGGAAGGCCACCTGCTGGAAAAAGTCGAGGCGATGAACGCCAAAGGCGAGAAGCGGGTGATCAAGACCTGGAGCCGTCGGAGCACCATCGTGCCCGAGATGATTGGCCACACCCTGGCGGTCTACAACGGCAAACAGCACGTACCGGTCTATGTGACCGAACAGATGGTCGGGCACAAGCTGGGCGAATTCTCGCCCACCCGCACCTACAGGGGTCATAGCCGTGAGGCCAAGACCGCTACCAAGAAATAA
- the rplV gene encoding 50S ribosomal protein L22, whose translation MSLRQKSEALEAETAHTYALATARHVRMSPQKVRLVVDLIRGKKLEEARAILKYTPHRASEIVAKVLESAAANGMNDDRKNMIEDQIFVKAAYVDEGPAIKRMLPRARGSANMIKKRTSHITIIVGEKNG comes from the coding sequence ATGTCACTACGCCAGAAAAGCGAGGCCCTCGAGGCCGAGACGGCCCATACCTATGCCCTGGCCACTGCCCGGCACGTCCGTATGTCGCCACAAAAGGTGCGTCTGGTGGTAGACCTGATTCGCGGCAAGAAGCTGGAAGAAGCCCGCGCCATCCTCAAATACACCCCGCACCGCGCTTCGGAGATTGTGGCCAAAGTGCTCGAGTCGGCAGCCGCCAACGGCATGAACGATGACCGCAAGAACATGATCGAAGACCAGATCTTTGTCAAGGCGGCCTATGTGGACGAGGGCCCCGCCATCAAGCGGATGCTGCCCCGTGCCCGGGGGAGCGCCAACATGATCAAGAAGCGTACCAGCCACATCACCATCATCGTGGGGGAGAAAAATGGGTAA
- the rpsC gene encoding 30S ribosomal protein S3: MGNKINPVGLRLGITREFESRWYAGKKTYAKIIQDDRLIRHTIEKELRPAGLARIDIERAADNIAITVYAAKPGVVIGRGGETIKRLRETLQNKFPGKTVALNVQEVGNPNLSAPLVAQRVAEQIERRFAVRRSIKQAVQRVRESGAQGAKIVVSGRIGGAEQARVEWAAEGRVPLHTLRANIDYGTARAETTYGSLGVKAYVFMGEVIGGKKVVPGAAPTARPAAPKRDREDSKPRRRSAVRKAGAGAKEGE, encoded by the coding sequence ATGGGTAACAAAATCAATCCCGTAGGCTTGCGCCTGGGTATCACCCGCGAGTTTGAGTCGCGCTGGTACGCAGGTAAGAAGACATATGCCAAGATCATTCAAGATGACCGCCTGATCCGCCACACCATCGAGAAAGAGCTGCGTCCTGCGGGCCTGGCACGTATAGATATCGAACGTGCGGCTGACAACATTGCCATTACCGTTTATGCGGCCAAGCCCGGCGTGGTGATTGGTCGGGGCGGCGAAACCATCAAGCGCTTGCGCGAAACCTTGCAAAACAAGTTTCCCGGCAAAACCGTCGCTCTGAACGTGCAGGAAGTGGGCAACCCCAATCTATCGGCACCCCTGGTCGCCCAGCGCGTGGCCGAACAGATCGAACGCCGCTTTGCTGTGCGCCGCAGCATAAAGCAAGCCGTGCAGCGGGTGCGCGAATCCGGGGCGCAGGGGGCCAAAATTGTGGTCTCGGGCCGTATTGGCGGCGCCGAACAGGCTCGTGTGGAGTGGGCTGCCGAGGGCCGGGTGCCTCTGCATACCTTGCGGGCCAATATCGACTATGGCACGGCCCGTGCCGAGACCACCTACGGTTCGCTCGGCGTCAAGGCCTATGTCTTCATGGGCGAAGTGATTGGCGGCAAGAAGGTTGTGCCGGGTGCCGCGCCCACGGCGCGTCCCGCAGCTCCCAAGCGTGACCGCGAGGACAGCAAGCCCCGTCGCCGCTCGGCGGTGCGTAAGGCTGGTGCTGGTGCCAAGGAAGGTGAGTAA